The nucleotide sequence GGTTTTGAAAAAACCATTGCACAATTTCAATAAGGGCGGCGCCCGGCCGCCCGTTCGGCATTAAGCTCAGGAAAATCCCGAAGAACGATTCGGACTGCATCCGCCGGAGAAATCCTTCACCGTCGCCCCGATGGTATTGGCGGCACTGATGCGCCGCTGCACCTCGCAACTGCCGCATTTGTCACATGCGGGAACCTCATTGTCATTTCCCAGTACAAGGGCTTCAAAAACACGGCTGCATTTTTTGCACTGATATTCGTAAATGGGCATCAAAAAACTCCTGAGTCAGAACTAAATTTTTGGCTGTATTTTTCAAACAGGTTGCATTTCCAAAATAATATAACCATTTTCAGAATACGGGCAAGAGACAGACACAATCAAAGCGCCCTGATCCACAGAGAAAAAAATCAGCCTTATAAGGAGGTGAACACATTATGCATACGCGAAAACCCGCATTTGCCGGCTCCTGGTATCCCGGGGATGCTGATGGATGCAAGCGCATGATCCGCTCGTTTCTGGAACAAAACCGTTTTGCCGCAAAAATTTCCAAAACCGCAGCCGGCGGCATCGTGCCCCATGCCGGCTGGGCTTTTTCCGGCGAGTTGGCCTGCCGGGTCATCGCCCATGTGCGGGGCGATACGGCAAAACCGGACCCGGACGTGGTCATCGTTTTCGGCATGCACCTGCCGCCCGGGACCCAGCCGGTCATGATGACCCAGGGTGCCTGGCAGACGCCCCTGGGCGATATTGAAATCCAGGAGCAGCTGGCAGAAGCCGTGGCCGGTCAATTTTCCTGTGCCATTGAAACCCCGGACAATTTTGTGCCGGAAAACACCATTGAACTCCAACTGCCCTTTGTGAAACACTTTTTCCCGGATTCCAGAGTTGTCACCATTGGGGTACCCCCTTCCCAAACCGCCCTGGAGCTTGGCCGGTTTGCGGCAAAAAAGGCCGCAGAATTCAATCTTTCCGCCAAAGTAATCGGATCAACGGATCTGACCCATTACGGACCCGATTTCAACTTCACCCCTGCCGGCACGGGACCGGATGCCTATCAATGGGTGAAGACCCAAAACGACCGACGGGTCATTGACAAAATGCTGGAAATGGAAGGCCCGGCAGTGATACAAGAAGGGCTTTCCAACCAGAACGCCTGCTGTGCCGGAGCAGCGGCCGCGGCCATTGCCGCG is from Desulfosalsimonas propionicica and encodes:
- a CDS encoding FmdB family zinc ribbon protein, yielding MPIYEYQCKKCSRVFEALVLGNDNEVPACDKCGSCEVQRRISAANTIGATVKDFSGGCSPNRSSGFS
- the amrB gene encoding AmmeMemoRadiSam system protein B, whose protein sequence is MHTRKPAFAGSWYPGDADGCKRMIRSFLEQNRFAAKISKTAAGGIVPHAGWAFSGELACRVIAHVRGDTAKPDPDVVIVFGMHLPPGTQPVMMTQGAWQTPLGDIEIQEQLAEAVAGQFSCAIETPDNFVPENTIELQLPFVKHFFPDSRVVTIGVPPSQTALELGRFAAKKAAEFNLSAKVIGSTDLTHYGPDFNFTPAGTGPDAYQWVKTQNDRRVIDKMLEMEGPAVIQEGLSNQNACCAGAAAAAIAASKTLGATTGHLVGYSSSYEKNPGSTFVGYGGIVYTR